In Cicer arietinum cultivar CDC Frontier isolate Library 1 chromosome 1, Cicar.CDCFrontier_v2.0, whole genome shotgun sequence, one DNA window encodes the following:
- the LOC101513643 gene encoding agamous-like MADS-box protein AGL82 has translation MGRPKTNLKRIQNEKARKTTFVHRKNGLSKKVSEFSSIFGAEVCLIVYDSDGSDIPMTFPENATTVQSMLKKYEHQKIETTLEEFGVKDYYANKKNLVEAQISRVRKEILKKKYPTSSPIFNNMEEEQLKAFIAFVDSKIEACNHMLKNMQQKDTCFVQNMAQDSDVCLHSSQDNVVMHSLPHMQHITDCMEPTNDEISEWIDFSDLSDLPPVPSTNQLSKLVDWDDMKIESEEFTSFIQNTMQNITYDNILSSHSSQLDVNHNIPQMQNINGCMLSLYDDICDTVDFTDLIDWDNIVV, from the coding sequence ATGGGTCGTCCAAAAACAAATTTGAAACGCATTCAAAATGAGAAAGCTCGAAAAACAACTTTTGTTCACCGAAAGAATGGATTATCAAAGAAAGTTTCGGAATTTTCAAGCATATTTGGAGCTGAAGTTTGCTTAATTGTGTATGACAGTGATGGTAGTGATATACCAATGACTTTTCCAGAAAATGCCACAACTGTACAATCTATGCTTAAAAAGTATGAGCATCAAAAGATTGAGACTACTCTTGAGGAATTTGGCGTCAAAGACTACTATGCCAATAAGAAAAATTTAGTCGAAGCTCAGATTTCCAGAGTGCGTAAGGAGATCCTCAAGAAAAAGTATCCAACTTCGAGCCCAATTTTTAATAACATGGAAGAGGAGCAACTCAAAGCTTTCATTGCTTTTGTAGATTCCAAGATTGAAGCTTGTAATCACATGCTGAAAAATATGCAACAAAAAGACACTTGCTTCGTACAAAACATGGCTCAAGATAGTGATGTCTGCTTACATTCAAGTCAAGATAATGTAGTAATGCATAGTCTTCCTCACATGCAACATATTACTGATTGTATGGAGCCAACCAATGATGAAATTAGTGAGTGGATAGATTTCAGTGATCTTTCTGATTTGCCACCAGTTCCGTCGACAAACCAACTTAGTAAACTTGTTGACTGGGATGATATGAAGATTGAATCTGAGGAATTTACTAGCTTCATACAAAACACTATGCAAAACATTACTTATGACAATATTCTATCCTCACATTCAAGCCAACTTGATGTGAATCATAACATTCCTCAAATGCAAAATATCAATGGTTGTATGCTGTCACTTTACGATGACATTTGTGATACGGTGGATTTTACTGATCTTATTGATTGGGATAATATAGTTGTTTAA